The following proteins are co-located in the Pseudomonas antarctica genome:
- a CDS encoding substrate-binding domain-containing protein encodes MKPGMTLAAVAALSLLASSIALAADGKTYKIGAAVYGLKGQFMQNWVRELKEHPAVKDGTVQLTVFDGNYDALTQNNQIENMVTQHYDAILFVPIDTKAGVGTVKQAMSNDVVVIASNTKVADASVPYVGNDDVEGGRLQAQAMVDKLNGRGNVVIIQGPIGQSAQIDREKGELEVLGKHPDIKIIEKKTANWDRAQALTLTEDWLNAHPKGINGVIAQNDDMALGAVQALKSHGLSSKDVPVTSIDGMPDAIQAAKKDEVTTFLQDAQAQSQGALDVALRALAGKDYKPQSVIWERYAKDVKWGDGTAKNYILPWVPVTNANADALYKQVSGGK; translated from the coding sequence ATGAAACCTGGAATGACGTTGGCCGCCGTTGCGGCTCTCTCCCTGCTCGCCAGCAGTATTGCCCTGGCCGCCGATGGCAAGACCTACAAAATCGGCGCCGCCGTGTACGGCCTCAAGGGCCAGTTCATGCAGAACTGGGTCCGCGAGCTGAAGGAACATCCGGCGGTCAAGGACGGCACCGTGCAGTTGACCGTGTTCGACGGCAACTACGACGCCCTGACCCAAAACAACCAGATCGAAAACATGGTGACCCAGCACTACGACGCCATCCTGTTCGTGCCGATCGACACCAAGGCCGGTGTCGGCACCGTAAAACAAGCCATGAGCAACGACGTGGTCGTCATCGCCTCCAATACGAAAGTAGCCGATGCCTCCGTGCCTTATGTGGGTAATGACGACGTGGAAGGCGGCCGCCTGCAAGCCCAGGCCATGGTCGACAAGCTCAACGGCCGTGGCAACGTCGTGATCATCCAGGGCCCGATTGGCCAGTCGGCGCAGATCGACCGGGAAAAAGGCGAGCTGGAAGTGTTGGGCAAACACCCCGACATCAAGATCATCGAGAAAAAAACCGCCAACTGGGACCGCGCCCAGGCCCTGACCCTCACCGAAGACTGGCTGAACGCGCACCCCAAAGGCATTAACGGCGTGATCGCCCAGAACGACGACATGGCCCTCGGCGCCGTGCAAGCCCTGAAGTCCCATGGCTTGTCGTCCAAAGACGTGCCGGTCACCTCGATCGACGGCATGCCGGATGCGATCCAGGCGGCGAAGAAAGACGAAGTCACCACCTTCCTGCAAGACGCCCAGGCCCAGTCTCAGGGCGCGCTGGACGTGGCATTGCGCGCATTGGCCGGCAAGGACTACAAGCCGCAGTCGGTGATTTGGGAACGCTATGCCAAGGACGTGAAATGGGGTGACGGCACCGCCAAGAACTACATCCTGCCGTGGGTGCCGGTGACCAATGCCAATGCGGATGCGCTGTACAAACAGGTCAGCGGCGGTAAGTAG
- a CDS encoding ABC transporter permease — MNAKTIAAPMTAAPRNRLRLSLDRFGLPLVFILLCVVMAFSSEYFMTWRNWMDILRQTSINGILAVGMTYVILTKGIDLSVGSILAFAGLCSAMVATQGYGLLAAVSAGMFAGAMLGVVNGFMVANLSIPPFVATLGMLSVARGMTFILNDGSPITDLPDAYLALGIGKIGPIGVPIVIFAVVALIFWMVLRYTTYGRYVYAVGGNEKSARTSGIGVRKVMFSVYVVSGLLAGLAGVVLSARTTSALPQAGVSYELDAIAAVVIGGTSLSGGTGSIVGTLFGALLIGVINNGLNLLGVSSYYQQVAKGLIIVFAVLIDVWRKKKR, encoded by the coding sequence ATGAATGCCAAAACCATCGCTGCACCCATGACTGCCGCGCCGCGCAATCGACTGCGTTTATCCCTCGACCGCTTCGGCCTGCCGCTGGTGTTTATCCTGCTGTGCGTGGTGATGGCGTTTTCCAGCGAATATTTCATGACCTGGCGCAACTGGATGGACATCCTGCGCCAGACCTCGATCAACGGCATCCTCGCCGTGGGCATGACTTACGTGATTCTGACCAAGGGCATCGACCTGTCGGTGGGCTCGATACTGGCCTTCGCCGGACTGTGCAGCGCGATGGTCGCGACTCAGGGCTACGGCCTGCTGGCGGCGGTCAGTGCCGGGATGTTTGCCGGGGCCATGCTCGGCGTGGTCAACGGCTTTATGGTCGCCAACCTGTCGATCCCGCCGTTCGTGGCCACCCTCGGCATGCTCAGCGTCGCACGGGGCATGACCTTCATTCTCAACGACGGCAGCCCCATCACGGATCTGCCCGACGCCTACCTGGCGCTGGGCATTGGCAAGATCGGCCCGATTGGCGTGCCCATCGTCATCTTCGCCGTGGTCGCGCTGATCTTCTGGATGGTGCTGCGCTACACCACTTACGGCCGCTATGTGTACGCGGTGGGCGGCAATGAAAAGAGCGCACGCACCTCCGGCATCGGCGTGCGCAAGGTGATGTTTTCGGTGTACGTGGTGTCTGGCCTGCTCGCAGGGCTGGCCGGCGTAGTGCTGTCGGCCCGCACTACCTCCGCCCTGCCCCAGGCCGGGGTTTCCTATGAGCTGGATGCGATTGCCGCGGTGGTCATCGGCGGCACCAGCTTGTCGGGCGGCACCGGCAGCATTGTCGGCACGCTGTTTGGTGCGTTGTTGATCGGCGTGATCAACAACGGGCTGAACCTGCTCGGCGTGTCGTCCTATTACCAGCAGGTCGCCAAGGGCCTGATCATCGTGTTCGCAGTACTGATAGACGTGTGGCGCAAGAAAAAACGCTAG
- a CDS encoding sugar ABC transporter ATP-binding protein, which yields MATPLLLQAEHVAKAYAGVPALRDGRLSLRAGSVHALCGGNGAGKSTFLSILMGITQRDAGTIALNGAPVQFNRPSEALAAGIAMITQELEPIPYMTVAENIWLGREPRHAGCIVDSKTLNRRTRELLESLEFDVDATRPMHRLSVAQIQLVEIAKAFSHDCQVMIMDEPTSAIGEREAETLFKAIRRLTARGAGIVYVSHRLSELAQIADDYSIFRDGAFVESGRMADIDRNHLVRGIVGQELTRIDHKVGRECAPTTCLQVDNLSRNGEFHDISLQLRQGEILGIYGLMGSGRSEFLNCIYGLTVADSGSVTLQGKPMPIGLPKATINAGMSLVTEDRKDSGLVLTGSILSNIALSAYKRLSSWSLINARKETQLAQDMVKRLQIKTTSLELPVASMSGGNQQKVVLAKCLSTEPVCLLCDEPTRGIDEGAKQEIYHLLDQFVRAGGAAIVVSSEAPELLHLSDRIAVFKGGRLVTISTDTALSQEALLSLAS from the coding sequence ATGGCCACGCCATTACTGCTCCAGGCTGAACACGTCGCCAAGGCTTACGCCGGGGTGCCTGCCCTGCGTGACGGGCGCCTCTCTCTGCGGGCGGGCAGCGTCCATGCGTTGTGCGGCGGCAATGGCGCAGGCAAGTCGACGTTCCTGAGCATCCTGATGGGCATCACCCAACGCGACGCCGGGACCATTGCGCTCAACGGTGCCCCCGTTCAGTTCAACCGCCCGAGTGAAGCCCTGGCGGCGGGGATCGCGATGATCACCCAGGAACTGGAACCCATCCCCTACATGACCGTCGCCGAAAATATCTGGCTGGGCCGCGAACCGCGCCATGCCGGCTGCATTGTCGACAGCAAGACCCTCAACCGCCGCACCCGCGAGCTGCTCGAAAGCCTGGAGTTCGACGTCGACGCCACCCGCCCCATGCACCGCTTGAGCGTGGCGCAGATCCAGCTGGTAGAAATCGCCAAGGCGTTCAGCCATGACTGCCAGGTGATGATCATGGACGAACCCACCTCTGCCATCGGCGAGCGCGAGGCAGAAACCCTGTTCAAAGCCATCCGCCGCCTCACTGCCCGAGGCGCCGGTATCGTCTATGTGTCGCATCGTCTGAGCGAACTGGCGCAGATCGCCGATGACTACAGCATCTTTCGCGATGGCGCCTTTGTGGAAAGCGGACGCATGGCCGATATCGACCGCAACCACCTGGTGCGCGGCATCGTCGGCCAGGAGTTGACGCGCATTGATCACAAGGTCGGCCGCGAATGCGCCCCCACGACCTGCCTGCAAGTCGACAACCTGAGCCGCAACGGCGAATTCCACGACATCAGCCTGCAACTGCGCCAGGGTGAAATCCTCGGCATTTATGGCCTGATGGGTTCGGGGCGCAGCGAATTCCTCAACTGCATCTACGGCCTGACCGTCGCGGACTCCGGCAGCGTGACCCTGCAAGGCAAACCCATGCCGATCGGCTTGCCCAAAGCCACGATCAACGCCGGCATGTCGCTGGTCACCGAGGACCGCAAAGACAGTGGCCTAGTACTCACCGGCAGCATTCTTTCCAACATTGCGCTGTCGGCCTACAAACGCCTGTCGAGCTGGTCGCTGATCAATGCGCGCAAGGAAACCCAACTCGCCCAGGACATGGTCAAGCGCCTGCAGATCAAAACCACATCCCTGGAACTGCCGGTGGCCTCCATGAGCGGTGGCAACCAGCAGAAAGTGGTGCTTGCCAAATGCCTGTCGACCGAACCGGTGTGCCTGCTGTGCGATGAACCGACCCGGGGCATTGATGAAGGCGCCAAGCAGGAGATTTACCACCTGCTCGACCAGTTCGTGCGCGCCGGTGGCGCCGCCATTGTGGTGTCATCCGAAGCCCCCGAGTTGCTGCACCTGAGTGATCGTATCGCCGTATTCAAGGGCGGCCGGCTGGTGACCATCAGCACCGACACCGCCCTTTCCCAGGAAGCCTTGTTGAGTCTTGCCTCATGA
- the rpiB gene encoding ribose 5-phosphate isomerase B, with translation MNTPFPVAIGCDEAGFELKELLKRHIEALGYPVTDFGTHSTAPVLYPDIALAVATAINAGQQRLGVLVCGTGIGMAISANKVLGIRAAQAHDTYSAERARKSNDAQILSIGARVIGAELAKSIVKSFLESEFEAARSGAKVERINAIERDGHQ, from the coding sequence ATGAACACACCTTTCCCGGTGGCTATCGGATGCGATGAAGCGGGTTTTGAGCTCAAAGAGCTGTTGAAGCGCCATATCGAGGCGCTCGGCTATCCGGTGACCGACTTCGGTACTCACTCCACGGCGCCGGTGCTGTATCCGGACATCGCCCTGGCCGTGGCCACCGCCATCAATGCCGGGCAGCAACGCCTCGGTGTGCTGGTGTGCGGCACCGGGATCGGCATGGCGATCTCGGCCAACAAGGTATTGGGCATTCGTGCGGCCCAGGCCCATGACACGTATTCGGCGGAGCGCGCGCGCAAGAGCAACGATGCGCAAATCCTGTCCATTGGCGCGCGGGTGATCGGCGCCGAACTGGCCAAAAGCATCGTCAAGTCGTTCCTGGAGTCGGAGTTCGAGGCTGCGCGTTCTGGGGCCAAGGTCGAGCGGATCAATGCGATCGAGCGCGATGGGCATCAGTAG
- a CDS encoding sugar-binding transcriptional regulator, with protein MSDSTQRIASDIDQMTEVAMLYYLENVTQEAIAKRFDLSRAKVSRLLKRARDEGIVEVRVLQHPAMNNELERALVERFKLDRALIAVDHSDPDTQRSAVASLVANYLNKTLSDGMIVAVGMGRNVGAVADNVFLPVTRNCTFVCAIGGSLKAGEYMNPDHICRRLALRFGGESESLYAPALVANPELRGVLINNDTVRSTLDRARRADIALIGIGDMSENSNMVRMGWFSPQEIAQARLSGTVGDMMGYDFIDIHGQPAVNAIQGRVIGLTVQELFRIPDVVAIASENTKAAATLGALRSGVINTLATTVTNAHTILALDDATRKT; from the coding sequence ATGAGTGACAGTACCCAGCGCATTGCCAGCGATATCGATCAGATGACCGAAGTGGCGATGCTCTATTACCTTGAGAACGTCACTCAGGAAGCCATTGCCAAACGCTTCGACCTGTCGCGGGCGAAAGTCAGCCGCTTGCTCAAACGTGCGCGCGATGAAGGGATTGTCGAGGTGCGCGTCTTGCAGCACCCGGCGATGAACAACGAGCTGGAGCGGGCGTTGGTGGAGCGCTTCAAGCTGGACCGCGCCTTGATCGCGGTCGACCACAGCGACCCCGACACCCAGCGCTCGGCTGTCGCCAGCCTGGTGGCGAATTACCTGAACAAGACGCTGAGCGACGGCATGATCGTCGCCGTGGGCATGGGGCGTAACGTCGGTGCCGTGGCGGATAACGTATTTTTGCCGGTGACGCGCAATTGCACGTTTGTCTGCGCCATCGGCGGTTCGCTCAAGGCCGGCGAATACATGAACCCCGACCATATTTGCCGACGCCTGGCCCTGCGTTTTGGTGGCGAGAGCGAAAGCCTGTACGCCCCCGCGCTGGTGGCGAACCCCGAGTTACGGGGCGTGTTGATCAACAATGACACCGTGCGCTCGACCCTGGACCGTGCGCGGCGCGCGGACATTGCGCTGATTGGCATTGGCGACATGAGCGAGAACAGCAACATGGTGCGCATGGGCTGGTTCTCGCCGCAGGAGATCGCGCAGGCGCGGCTGTCGGGCACCGTGGGCGACATGATGGGGTATGACTTTATCGACATCCATGGCCAGCCGGCGGTCAACGCGATTCAAGGTCGGGTGATCGGGTTGACGGTGCAGGAGCTGTTTCGTATCCCGGATGTCGTGGCGATTGCCAGTGAGAACACCAAGGCAGCGGCGACGCTTGGCGCGTTGCGCTCGGGGGTGATCAATACGCTGGCGACCACCGTAACGAATGCCCACACCATCCTGGCGCTGGATGATGCGACGCGCAAAACCTGA